A portion of the Gossypium arboreum isolate Shixiya-1 chromosome 8, ASM2569848v2, whole genome shotgun sequence genome contains these proteins:
- the LOC108459892 gene encoding protein LURP-one-related 15-like, with amino-acid sequence MEHVQAYPPPAVPSAYPPLATRVSVIGPQYCYPQPIDLVVLRKVLTISEGKFAVTDIYGNIMFKTKGKFFSIHDRRLLTDAAGNPVCTLRHKIMTVHDRWQVFRGESTEEKDLIFTAKRSSMIQLKTKLHVFLATNPKEDVCDFRMEGSWLERSCFIYSGERNTILAQMHKKHSVESEFLGKDKFMVTVYPNVDYAFVVALIAILDGINNDDDFE; translated from the exons ATGGAACACGTACAGGCATATCCTCCGCCGGCTGTACCAAGTGCTTACCCACCTTTGGCTACTCGTGTTTCCGTGATTGGGCCTCAATACTGCTACCCTCAACCAATAGATCTGGTTGTCCTCAGAAAGGTTTTGACCATCAGTGAGGGCAAATTTGCTGTCACTGACATCTATGGCAACATTATGTTCAAAACCAAAGGCAAATTTTTCAGCATCCATGACCGTCGCCTCTTAACTGATGCTGCCGGAAATCCCGTTTGCACTCTTCGACACAAG ATAATGACCGTCCACGATAGATGGCAAGTATTCAGGGGGGAAAGCACGGAAGAAAAAGATCTGATATTCACAGCGAAGCGATCATCAATGATCCAACTCAAGACCAAATTGCATGTGTTCTTGGCAACCAACCCAAAAGAGGATGTTTGTGATTTCAGAATGGAAGGAAGCTGGCTGGAAAGATCCTGTTTCATTTATTCCGGAGAGCGTAACACTATTTTGGCTCAG ATGCACAAGAAGCACAGTGTTGAAAGCGAATTCCTTGGGAAGGACAAGTTTATGGTGACGGTATATCCGAACGTGGATTATGCCTTCGTGGTGGCTCTCATAGCCATCCTTGATGGGATTAACAATGACGACGATTTTGAGTGA